In one window of Plasmodium berghei ANKA genome assembly, chromosome: 14 DNA:
- a CDS encoding tetQ family GTPase, putative has product MLKNLLTVHNLYLKYNKRFFCHDVVNLGILAHIDAGKTTISEDILYNSNEIRVKGNINDQNTQLDFLKQERERGITIKTAYSCFKWNNVNVNLIDTPGHIDFSNETFLSLCVSDKCVIVIDAKEGLQIQTLNIFRYIKENIPIYFFLNKMDINEIDIDYNFNSLKNGLSKKSILITYPIYENKKLKYILDLPSMYLYYYPQIKYGQKLAYKNISLANILKTCNHENINNHFFLIEPCIDIAETDKSQDADNILNILNNEIIDYIIKKREELVEFLCDLDNQIEYKYLNNIPIKYDILKNSLIKYINMRYIFPIFSGSALNSYGIHILLDYITHNVKSEKNIYLSEKKYENITLHPIKNDDEKCKNNFNISNETIFNKIKNNNNILNKKYDISNIYKTILFIFKLVNEKNGYNTFCKVLKGNLLKNSKLCNIRNHKYELVKSIYKIKADRYIMTNELNINDIGMIRGFGNIQVCDIMYEMNESISSMDKEKLKKDDNSYTKKEKKYKNINELDKVEVIKNISDNVMNNCDNKWTGNTELAKFNEVYRIFGSEIKNKGLWYFLKSYKKRISKNIIVCTCSIEPKDYRKEKELKKILNDICIEDNSIISYTDKNNKLIIGSIGILNIEVTLDKIKSDYKIDIKTDDVEIVQKEYILGNYEDTIKKEIKINSKFSSILIGLSIKEKEFVDVSKYIQNILKCDDLPEPLLYKNKTSINVNYSYCEDKNKNKTPKYSFIKNNSATYYNNSKIRTNINNSIILDSNINEVAKTESKFSDISELSIYRNLDNTDNILGEKDESDQMNDYLLNFNYDDLFQSTVLIDKNVETYIENLKKRDKKNAKFYDDILNSCITTLKNCLSNGYRTNGSIISTEVKIIKLEIPDDCTLAVAKYACNDLYYQIIRKANICIAEPITLIQIQTHESFIGAIVKNLVQHKNGTIIQIMKNKEHNDFKIMKIIALIPVKHTSNYASVLRSISSGHADFFMTFCGYKKI; this is encoded by the coding sequence atgttaaaaaatttattaacagttcataatttgtatttaaaGTACAATAAACGTTTTTTTTGCCATGATGTAGTAAATTTAGGAATTCTTGCACATATTGATGCAGGAAAAACAACAATTTCAGaagatattttatataattcgAACGAGATAAGAGTAAAGGGGAATATAAATGATCAAAATACACAATTAGATTTTCTTAAACAGGAAAGAGAAAGAGggataacaataaaaacaGCTTATTCATGTTTTAAATGGAATAATGTAAATGTAAATTTAATAGATACCCCTGGCCATATCGATTTTAGTAATGAAACTTTTTTATCTTTGTGTGTATCGGACAAATGTGTTATTGTTATTGATGCAAAAGAAGGGTTGCAAATTCAaacattaaatatatttcgttatataaaagaaaatattccaatatatttttttttaaataaaatggataTAAACGAAATAGATATtgattataattttaatagtCTAAAAAATGGTTTAAGTAAAAAAAGCATACTTATAACATATCcaatttatgaaaataaaaaattaaaatatatattagacTTGCCCtctatgtatttatattactaTCCCCAAATTAAATATGGCCAAAAATTAgcttataaaaatatatctttagcaaatattttaaaaacatgtaaccatgaaaatataaataatcatttttttctcattGAGCCATGTATAGATATAGCCGAAACGGATAAAAGCCAAGATGCTGACAACATTTTgaacattttaaataatgaaataatcgattatataataaaaaaacgagAAGAGCTCGTAGAATTTTTATGCGATTTAGACAATCAaattgaatataaatatttaaataacaTTCCTATCAAATATGATATTCTTAAAAACAGTttgattaaatatataaatatgagaTATATATTCCCCATATTTTCAGGAAGTGCTCTTAATTCCTATGGAATTCACATCCTCTTGGATTATATCACACACAATGttaaaagtgaaaaaaatatatatttgtcagaaaaaaaatatgaaaacaTAACACTTCATCCTATAAAGAATGATGAcgaaaaatgtaaaaataactttaatatttctaatgaaaccatatttaataaaataaaaaataataataatatactaaataaaaaatatgacataagtaatatttataaaacaattttatttatattcaaattagtaaatgaaaaaaatgggtATAATACATTTTGTAAAGTTCTTAAAggaaatttattaaaaaattcaaagcTCTGTAACATCCGAAATCATAAATACGAATTAGTAAAaagtatttataaaataaaagcaGACCGATATATAATGActaatgaattaaatattaatgatatCGGTATGATAAGAGGGTTTGGAAATATACAAGTTTGCGACATTATGTATGAAATGAATGAATCGATAAGTTCAATGGATAAAGAAAAACTAAAGAAAGATGATAATTCTTATACGAAAAAGGAAaagaaatacaaaaatattaacgAACTTGATAAAGTTGaggtaataaaaaatatttctgaTAATGTTATGAACAATTGTGACAATAAATGGACAGGGAATACTGAACTAGCCAAATTCAATGAAGTATACAGAATATTTGGTAgcgaaataaaaaataaaggatTATGGtactttttaaaaagttataaaaaaagaatcagtaaaaatataatagtttGTACTTGTTCAATAGAACCTAAAGATTatagaaaagaaaaagaattgAAAAAGATACTAAATGATATATGCATAGAAGATAATAGTATAATTTCATATacagataaaaataataaattaataattggATCTATAggtatattaaatattgaAGTAACAttagataaaataaaaagtgaTTACAAAATTGATATTAAAACTGATGATGTTGAAATAGTacaaaaagaatatattttaggAAATTATGAAGATactattaaaaaagaaataaaaataaattctaAATTTTCAAGCATATTAATTGGTTTAAGTATTAAGGAAAAAGAATTCGTAGAtgtttcaaaatatattcaaaatattttaaaatgtgaTGATTTACCAGAACCTTtgttatacaaaaataaaacaagtATCAATGttaattattcatattgTGAAgataagaataaaaataaaactccaaaatattcttttataaaaaataattctgcaacgtattataataattctaaGATTCGAacaaacataaataatagtattattttggactctaatattaatgaagTTGCCAAAACAGAGTCCAAATTTTCAGATATATCTGAATTATCAATATATAGGAATTTAGATAATACCGATAACATACTTGGTGAAAAAGATGAATCAGACCAAATGAatgattatttattaaattttaattatgatgatttatttcaaaGTACGGTAttaattgataaaaatgttgaaacatatattgaaaatttaaaaaaaagagataaaaaaaatgctaaattttatgatgatattttaaatagttGTATAACtactttaaaaaattgtttaagTAATGGATATAGAACAAATGGTAGTATTATTAGTACAGAAGTTAAAATAATCAAACTCGAAATACCTGATGATTGCACATTAGCAGTTGCTAAATATGCATGTaatgatttatattatcaaataattAGAAAAgcaaatatatgtatagcTGAGCCAATAACATTGATTCAAATACAAACTCATGAATCTTTTATTGGGGCTATAGTAAAGAATTTAGTTCaacataaaaatggaaCTATTATACAAATcatgaaaaataaagaacacaatgattttaaaattatgaaaataattgcTCTTATTCCTGTCAAACATACCAGCAATTATGCCTCTGTTTTAAGGTCCATTTCGAGTGGCCACGCAGATTTTTTCATGACTTTCTGtggttataaaaaaatataa
- a CDS encoding mRNA methyltransferase, putative: MNNNQINSNNNKNMGTQNFNQNFTNNTVNNKQPNNTSYQYANINYKKTNSPPIMNYNNNPNFVNTNYSNYNNIAPPPSGIPPNNIPINNKNIYYIPQNPTNIPSPPSPPNIPSSPNMDYGNNTNLKNPVSEGMNIENDDLLGQDYGKTTHYNSNYMGNNTNMFGTHVNNKYPDQVPPPSVPPPNTGDIYQYNNTNNAHNIHMKSGGNLPNANNISGMFNMQNNGSIMGFHGEYSNNIINMNSDQTMITNNSNNFIRDMKSYDYPFNDNIAPPPLPNPNQIHPDNKFYNNNDNNINIKNLENMNSIRNSSNTNLKKNEYKNNSCNINVDGRERLQNDYNQNFVNTGERPQNFIRDSDENKRFIKYPKLKQLLELKNAIIKKRSTPARYIKCDLRNFDLSSLDMKFDVILIDPPWKEYYDRKIQNLDLLNSIHIDNYDINDDIYNDKDKYWSLEDLSNLKIEQIAEVPSFLFIWCGVTHLEDARVLLNKWGYRRCEDICWLKTNINEKNKKIKYLNEINNENSYLQRTTEHCLVGIKGAVRRSYDVHLIHANLDTDVIIAEETEENIYNNNKPEELYKIIEKFCLGRRKIELFGTNTNIRNGWLTLGKNINGTLFEQEEYTSWFEGDIAWPEATSYIGGKYMGTTPEIENLRPKSPPRNVNP, from the coding sequence ATGAATAACaatcaaataaattcaaataacaataaaaatatggggacacaaaattttaatcaaaattttacaaataatactgtaaataataaacaacCCAATAATACATCGTATCAGTatgcaaatataaattacaaaaaaacaaatagtCCCCCAATAATGaactataataataaccccaattttgtaaatacaaattattctaattataataacattGCACCCCCACCTAGTGGTATTCCACCAAATAACATTCCCATAAACAAtaagaatatttattacattcCTCAAAATCCTACTAATATTCCAAGCCCCCCCAGCCCTCCAAACATACCCAGTTCACCAAATATGGACTATggaaataatacaaatttaaaaaatccTGTATCTGAAGGAATGAATATCGAAAATGATGATTTGTTAGGACAAGACTATGGTAAAACTACCCATTATAATTCCAATTATATGGGAAACAATACTAATATGTTCGGAACCcatgttaataataaatatccTGACCAAGTGCCCCCACCAAGTGTACCCCCTCCAAACACAGGGGATATATACCAATATAATAACACAAACAATGCACATAATATACACATGAAAAGTGGGGGTAATTTACCTAATGCCAACAACATAAGCGGAATGTTCAACATGCAAAACAATGGATCTATAATGGGATTTCATGGAGAATATTCtaacaatataattaatatgaaCTCTGATCAAACTATGATaacaaataattcaaacaattttataagaGATATGAAAAGTTATGATTATCCatttaatgataatatagcTCCACCTCCACTTCCTAATCCAAATCAAATACACCCAgataacaaattttataataataacgataataatataaatattaagaatttagaaaatatgaatagtATTAGAAATTCATCAAATActaacttaaaaaaaaatgaatataaaaataatagttgtaatataaatgtagaTGGTCGAGAAAGACTGCAAAATGATtataatcaaaattttGTAAACACAGGTGAAAGACctcaaaattttattagagatagtgatgaaaataaaagatttattaaatatcctaaattaaaacaactattagaattaaaaaatgcaataataaaaaaaagatcaACACCAGCtagatatataaaatgtgaTTTACGAAATTTTGATTTATCTAGTTTAGATATGAAATTTGATGTTATATTAATTGATCCTCCTTGGAAAGAATATTATGATagaaaaatacaaaatttgGATTTGTTAAATAGTATACATATAgataattatgatataaatgatgatatatataatgataaagatAAGTATTGGTCTTTAGAGgatttatcaaatttaaaaatagagCAAATAGCAGAAGTTCCATCCtttctttttatatggTGTGGCGTAACACATTTAGAAGATGCTAGagttttattaaataaatgggGATATCGTAGATGTGAAGATATATGCTGGTTAAAAACTAacattaatgaaaaaaacaaaaaaattaaatatctaaatgaaataaataatgaaaactCATATTTACAGAGAACCACTGAGCATTGTTTAGTAGGAATTAAAGGTGCAGTTAGACGGTCTTATGATGTACATTTAATACATGCAAATTTAGATACAGATGTTATTATTGCAGAAGAAactgaagaaaatatatataataataataaaccAGAAGagttatataaaattatcgAAAAATTCTGTTTAGGACGAAGGAAAATCGAACTTTTTGGAacaaatacaaatataagaaATGGATGGTTAACAttaggaaaaaatattaatggtACATTATTTGAGCAAGAAGAATATACAAGTTGGTTTGAAGGTGACATTGCTTGGCCCGAAGCAACTTCATATATAGGAGGAAAGTATATGGGAACAACTCCAGAAATCGAAAATCTACGTCCAAAATCGCCGCCGAGAAATGTTAACCCTTGA
- a CDS encoding serine hydroxymethyltransferase, putative: MFNNEPLEKSDKELYSILLDEEKRQKETINLIASENLINTSIKECLGHVVSNKYSEGYPKKRYYGGNDYIDKIEELCCKRALEAFNLNPDEWGVNVQSLSGSAANVQALYALVGIKGKILGMHLCSGGHLTHGFFDEKKKVSITSDMFESRLYKSNSEGYIDLDVVREMALSFKPNVIICGYSSYPRDIDYKRFREIADEVNAYLLADIAHISSFVACGNLNNPFLYADVVTTTTHKILRGPRSAIIFFNKKRNYGIEQKINSSVFPSFQGGPHNNKIAAVACQLKEVKTESFKNYTKQVLENSKALAKYLMNNNIDLVTNGTDNHIVLIDLRKYGITGSKLQEVCNTINISINKNTIPSDNDCVSPNGVRLGTPAMTTRGAKENDMEFIANTLLKAIKIAVSMQEKYGKKLVDFKKGLTNNPELDALKKEVVQWVTQFPFP; encoded by the exons ATG tttaATAATGAACCCCTTGAAAAGTCTGATAAGGAATTAtattctattttattagaTGAAGAGAAACGACAAAAAGAGACAATAAATCTTATAGCATCAGAG aatttaataaatacatCAATAAAAGAATGCTTAGGACATGTAGtaagtaataaatattcagAAGGATATCCTAAAAAGAGATATTATGGAGGAAATGACTATATAGATAAGATAGAAGAATTGTGTTGTAAAAGAGCTTTAGAAGCATTTAATTTGAATCCCGACGAATGGGGAGTAAATGTTCAATCTTTATCTGGGTCTGCTGCAAATGTACAAGCATTATATGCTTTAGTAGGaataaaaggaaaaatacTTGGAATGCATTTATGCTCTGGTGGGCATTTAACACATGGTTtttttgatgaaaaaaaaaaagtttcTATTACATCTGATATGTTTGAATCTAgattatataaaagtaaTAGTGAAGGTTATATAGATTTAGATGTAGTTAGAGAAATGGCATTGTCTTTTAAACCTAATGTTATAATATGTGGATATTCAAGTTATCCCAGAGATATAGATTATAAAAGATTCCGAGAAATAGCAGATGAAGttaatgcatatttattagcAGATATTGCACACATATCTAGTTTTGTTGCATGTggaaatttaaataatccatttttatatgcagATGTAGTTACTACTACTactcataaaatattaagaGGCCCAAGAAGCgctattatattttttaataaaaaaagaaattatgGTATTGagcaaaaaattaatagttCTGTTTTTCCAAGTTTCCAAGGAGGACCCCATAATAATAAGATAGCTGCTGTTGCATGCCAACTAAAAGAAGTTAAAACCGaatcttttaaaaattatacaaaacaAGTATTAGAAAATAGTAAAGCACTAGctaaatatttaatgaataataatattgatttAGTAACAAATGGAACAGATAATCATATTGTTTTAATAGATCTCAGAAAATATGGAATAACAGGTTCTAAATTACAAGAAGTATGTAATAcaattaatatatcaattaataaaaatacaatacCCAGTGATAATGATTGTGTATCCCCAAACGGAGTACGCTTAGGAACCCCTGCTATGACAACACGAGGTGctaaagaaaatgatatgGAATTCATAGCAAATACATTATTAAAAGCGATTAAAATAGCAGTTTCTATGcaagaaaaatatggaaaaaaattagtagATTTCAAAAAAGGGTTAACTAATAATCCTGAACTTGATGCTCTAAAGAAAGAAGTTGTACAATGGGTAACACAATTCCCATTCccttaa
- a CDS encoding ATP synthase subunit beta, mitochondrial codes for MNKFRFLKSLCSKKFANKINSQSLKTNCRFLSTTENANLKKNINSSNIKGNVKGSANVGKISQVIGAVVDVEFQNTPPAILNALEVELDNKKLILEVAQHLGNKVVRTIAMDATDGLIRGQDVIDCGIPISVPVGKETLGRIMNVIGEPIDECGDIKSKKLLPIHRDPPLFTDQSTEPALLITGIKVVDLIAPYAKGGKIGLFGGAGVGKTVLIMELINNVAKKHGGYSVFAGVGERTREGNDLYHEMLTTGVIKKKKIKDNEYDFSGSKAALVYGQMNEPPGARARVALTGLTVAEYFRDEENQDVLLFVDNIYRFTQAGSEVSALLGRIPSAVGYQPTLATDLGALQERITTTKNGSITSVQAVYVPADDLTDPAPATTFSHLDATTVLSRSIAELGIYPAVDPLDSTSRMLTPDIVGVEQYEIARSIQQILQDYKSLQDIIAILGIDELSEQDKLTVARARKVQRFLSQPFAVAEVFTGKPGRFVELDDTIKGFSELLKGNCDDIPEMAFYMVGGLDEVKSKAIEMAKQM; via the coding sequence ATGAATAAATTTCGATTTTTGAAGAGCTTGTGCTCCAAAAAATttgcaaataaaataaattcacaaagcttaaaaacaaattgcCGTTTTTTAAGTACAACTGAAAATgctaatttaaaaaaaaatattaattcatCTAATATAAAGGGAAATGTAAAAGGAAGTGCAAATGTCGGTAAAATATCACAAGTTATCGGTGCTGTTGTAGATGTAGAATTTCAAAATACGCCACCAGCAATTTTAAATGCTTTAGAAGTAGAAttagataataaaaaattaatactTGAAGTAGCTCAACATTTAGGTAATAAAGTTGTTAGAACTATTGCTATGGATGCTACTGATGGATTAATAAGAGGACAAGATGTTATTGATTGTGGTATTCCAATTAGTGTTCCAGTAGGCAAAGAAACATTAGGAAGAATTATGAATGTAATTGGAGAACCTATTGATGAATGTGGTGATattaaaagtaaaaaattattgccTATACATAGAGATCCGCCATTATTTACTGATCAAAGTACAGAACCCGCTTTACTAATAACCGGAATAAAAGTTGTTGATCTAATTGCACCATATGCAAAAGGTGGAAAAATTGGTTTGTTTGGAGGTGCAGGCGTCGGAAAAACGGTGCTAATTATggaattaattaataacGTTGCTAAAAAACATGGGGGATATTCTGTTTTTGCAGGAGTAGGTGAAAGAACAAGAGAAGGTAACGATTTATATCATGAAATGTTAACAACTGgtgttataaaaaaaaaaaaaataaaagataatgAATATGATTTTAGTGGTTCAAAAGCTGCTTTAGTATATGGTCAAATGAATGAACCCCCAGGGGCCCGTGCAAGAGTTGCATTAACTGGCTTAACTGTTGCGGAATATTTTAGAGATGAAGAAAATCAagatgttttattatttgtagataatatttatagatTCACACAAGCAGGTTCTGAAGTATCTGCTTTATTAGGACGTATACCATCAGCTGTCGGATATCAACCAACTTTAGCTACTGATTTAGGTGCATTACAAGAAAGAATCACAACTACAAAAAATGGTTCTATTACATCTGTACAAGCAGTTTATGTACCTGCTGATGATTTAACAGATCCTGCACCAGCCACAACATTTTCACATCTAGATGCAACAACTGTCTTGTCACGATCTATAGCAGAGTTAGGAATATACCCAGCTGTCGATCCATTGGATTCAACATCCCGTATGTTAACACCTGATATTGTTGGAGTAGAGCAATATGAAATTGCAAGAAGTATTCAACAAATTTTACAAGATTATAAATCATTACAAGATATTATTGCAATTCTTGGTATTGATGAATTATCAGAACAAGATAAATTAACAGTTGCCCGAGCTCGAAAGGTTCAAAGGTTTTTATCACAACCCTTTGCTGTTGCTGAAGTTTTTACAGGTAAGCCAGGAAGATTTGTAGAACTTGATGATACGATAAAAGGTTTTTCTGAACTACTCAAAGGAAATTGTGATGATATTCCTGAAATGGCTTTCTACATGGTTGGAGGGTTAGATGAGGTTAAGTCAAAAGCAATTGAAATGGCTAAACAAAtgtaa
- a CDS encoding pre-mRNA-splicing factor SYF1, putative encodes MDELGNVYDCDMLFNDDDINLEKYGNNCEDTAGLINEENESYLKNIDFDIKNNMDKISTQYLFLYINTYKEKNIKNVKKLYNIKFYDIHLRKDEYPLLEAEHNLVEYCIKELINEKSGFDTLKNNNNNTNYKDDEHKYYLLKIYETILKYFPYSFKIWYYYIKDSIEMISDIYYNNKKEYEKINNIFENCLLYLYNFKSIYIMYIQFLYIQRNVKKIREVFNKSLQNVCLNQHEDIWSYILNFVSKIDSKLINYEYIKRYVTIYPEQIIFLFNHYIKYKMHKQALSTFFYILNNDDINFDLGDKTKYDLYKEIFNLINSSKTLNNDVMEILRTNLDIFKNYENITSIYILLANNFVYEGRWNKAMDIYEEGIYESYSINDFSVLFDNYIETLKILIDLKIRGQDGNSIKLANKVDQEEETDEDESEMSTSDDFIIDLYMDKINYLLDKRKIYIADIKLKNNKKNVYAWLNKIDVIDNENEKINLFNQCLKFFQDNDYIGKLSDVYITYAYYYYNNKNYKESVNVFQKAIEDKNIKSLNEMANIFCSWIELEILEQNYNEALQIARLSIDFNKSNNFDKKGFQIVSYNSDRNLIKKDNSTYGFQNIQNKFNLKNSIKLVCLVLDMEINYGTVETALCMFDLLYHSKSITIKMVLSFANYLYEQKYFNECFKVYEKAISIFHYPYLYPIYVNYINKYIERYKDKNISYVRELFKQAIYGIDNKTYVPKEFSKYIFLMYISFEENYGFLKKSLSIYKEAIPFLEEQDKIKFYKVYISKISKSYGIHKAREAFEEAIQTLTDDQAREICLLYIDMEYKLNEYDRVRALYVYTAQFTNPLKFPQFFQDWREFEVLYGNEHTFRDMIRIKRSVRSMFTNSNSASFKDKHEETEEGKIEDTKRKLMEIIENETGENKKLKKK; translated from the exons ATGGACGAATTAGGAAATGTATATGATTGTGATATGTTGTTTAATGATGATGATATAAACttagaaaaatatggaaataatTGTGAGGATACTGCAGGATTGATAAATGAGGAAAATGAAAGCTACTTGAAAAATATCGattttgatataaaaaataacatggATAAAATTTCAAcacaatatttatttttatatataaacacatataaagaaaagaatataaaaaatgtaaaaaaattatataatataaaattttatgatataCATTTAAGAAAAGATGAATACCCTCTGTTGGAAGCCGAACACAATCTTGTAGAATATTGTATTAAAGAACtgataaatgaaaaaagtgGATTTGATactttaaaaaacaataacaACAATACTAATTATAAAGATGACGagcataaatattatttactaaaaatttatgaaacaattttaaaatattttccttacagctttaaaatatggtattattatataaaggaTAGTATTGAAATGATTagtgatatatattataataataaaaaagaatatgaaaaaataaataatatttttgaaaattgtcttttatatttatataattttaaaagtatatatattatgtatatacaatttttatatattcaaagaaatgtaaaaaaaataagagaAGTTTTTAACAAATCTTTACAAAATGTATGTCTAAATCAACATGAAGATATATGGAgctatatattaaattttgtatcaaaaatagatagtaaattaattaactatgaatatataaaaagataTGTCACAATATATCCTGAAcaaatcatatttttatttaatcattatattaaatataaaatgcatAAACAAGCTTTAAGCacgtttttttatatattaaataatgatgatataaattTCGATTTAGGAGATAAAACTaaatatgatttatataaagaaatatttaatttaattaattcatCGAAAACGTTAAATAATGATGTCATGGAAATTTTAAGAACAAATTtggatatttttaaaaattatgaaaatattacttcgatatatattttattggCTAATAATTTTGTCTACGAAGGAAGATGGAATAAAGCTATGGATATTTATGAAGAGGGAATATATGAATCGTATTCTATTAATGATTTCTCTGTGCtttttgataattatatagaaacattgaaaattttgataGATCTCAAAATAAGAGGCCAGGATGGAAATTCCATCAAACTAGCCAATAAGGTTGATCAAGAAGAAGAAACAGATGAAGATGAAAGCGAAATGAGTACTTCTGatgattttattattgatttatatatggataaaataaattatttgctggacaaaagaaaaatatacattgCAGATATAaaacttaaaaataataaaaagaatgtatatgcatggttaaataaaatagacgttatagataatgaaaatgaaaaaataaatttatttaatcaatgtttaaaattttttcaaGATAATGATTATATTGGGAAATTAAGTGACGTATATATTACTTATgcttattattactataacAATAAGAATTACAAAGAATCGGTAAATGTTTTTCAAAAAGCTATagaagataaaaatataaaaagtttaaatgaaatggcaaatatattttgttcatgGATCGAATTAGAAATTTTAGAACAAAATTACAATGAAGCATTACAGATTGCTAGGTTATCCAttgattttaataaaagtaataattttgataaaaaggGATTTCAAATAGTTAGTTACAACTCTGATAGAAACTTAATTAAAAAGGATAATTCAACTTATGGTTTccaaaatatacaaaataaatttaatttaaaaaattctaTAAAATTAGTATGTTTAGTATTAGACatggaaataaattatggAACTGTTGAAACAGCTTTATGCATGtttgatttattatatcattcTAAAAGCATTACTATTAAAATGGTTTTGTCATTTGCTAATTATTTATAcgaacaaaaatattttaatgaatGCTTTAAAGTATATGAAAAGGCTATTTCGATTTTCCATTATCCATATTTATACCCAATTTAtgttaattatattaataaatatattgaaaggtataaagataaaaatatttcgtATGTACgtgaattatttaaacaaGCCATATATGGaattgataataaaacatatgtCCCTAAAGAATTTTCAAagtacatttttttaatgtacATTTCGtttgaagaaaattatggatttttgaaaaaatcaTTAAGTATTTACAAAGAGGCTATTCCATTTTTGGAGGAGCAggataaaattaaattttacaaAGTGTATATTTCGAAG ATATCCAAATCATATGGAATTCACAAAGCTAGAGAGGCATTTGAAGAGGCTATTCAAACTCTGACAGATGACCAA GCTAGAGAAATTTGTTTGTTGTATATTGATATGGAATACAAGttaaatgaatatgatCGAGTAAGAGCACTTTATGTATACACTGCTCAGTTTACAAATCCATTGAAATTCCCCCAATTTTTCCAG GATTGGAGAGAATTTGAGGTATTGTATGGAAATGAGCACACATTTAGAGATATGATAAGAATTAAAAGAAGTGTGCGGAGTATGTTTAC aaattCAAATAGTGCTTCATTTAAGGATAAGCATGAGGAAACAGAAGAAGGGAAAATAGAAGATAcgaaaagaaaattaatggaaattattgaaaatgaaacaggtgaaaataaaaaattaaaaaaaaagtaa